The following nucleotide sequence is from Halococcus saccharolyticus DSM 5350.
CGTCAGGAGGATGCTGACGACGAGATGGACGAACGTGACGAGTCCCGTCGTTCGATATCGGAGCCGATAGACGTATCGGATGACGACGAAATCGACCGCGAGCGCCACGACGAACGCGATCGCTCCGTACTGCTGGAGCAGGAGGACGACCACCGCGATGGCGACCCCGACGATCCCCGCCCGACGAAGCGGCACGTCACCGAGGACGTTCCGTGCGGCGATGTGGGCGGTCACCGAGTAGACGACCGCGAAGAGAACGAAGCTACCGAGATAGGCGAGCGGACCGCCAGCGGTCGGCGAGACCTGTAGCACGGCGGCCCCGATCATG
It contains:
- a CDS encoding DUF7473 family protein; amino-acid sequence: MIGAAVLQVSPTAGGPLAYLGSFVLFAVVYSVTAHIAARNVLGDVPLRRAGIVGVAIAVVVLLLQQYGAIAFVVALAVDFVVIRYVYRLRYRTTGLVTFVHLVVSILLTIATLSLVRLLGTAPT